The genomic interval AATCCTTTAAGAACATAAAGTGGAGCACATTTCTATGAGTATAAAGCAAGTCTTTTCCCCCAAAGAGTTCCCTTGCCTTGATGAATACATCCAAAGAGCTGGGGAGCTGCATGTCTGGGAAAGTTCCCAATGTAAGCTTAATCAGTTGGCTCCAGCACCCTTTTGGAGTGTTTTGtgggctgctccaggtcttaccCCATATCTAGGTTCCTTAGTCTCAGCCTTGGCTCCAGCTCTATTCTTGGTTTTTGGCTCTTTCACAGGAATGTTGGCCTGCAAACTCCCCTGCCTCTGCTTTATCATAGTTATCCAAGCTGGCTCTGAGGTGGCATGATCGGACTGTCGACCAGGAGCTCTTCCtgagaaaggaatgaaagaagttAGAACTAAAGtgaggcaggggcttccctggtggcacagtggttaagaatccgcctgccaatgcaggggacacgggtttgagccctggtccgggaagatcccacatgccgcggagcaactaagcccgtgcaccacaactaccgagcctgtgctccagagctcgcgagccacaactactgagcccgtgtgccacaactactgaagcccatgtgcctagagcccgtgctccacaacaagagaagccaccacagtgagaagcccgcgcaccacaacgaagacccccccaacacagccaaaaataaataaagaaaataaagaaatttatttaaaaaaaaataaagtgaggcaGGCAGGGTCTTGAGACTGGCTGGGACCTACCCACAATAATGTCCCAAATGGGGATCCTTGTTAACtgccaaatgaaaataaaaagataacatcTAGAGAAGGGCCCCCTTCTTTTGTGCCCTCCCCACACCTTGGCAAGGCAGGAGTTCCTTGAGTAGATAAGAAGCTGTACTTCAAAGTTTGCAAACCATCCTCTTACTGGTCCCTTTGCCTCCCTTGTCCATCCCTCTTCCTATCCCCATTTCAGGGTAGGACAATGGGTGCCAGGTGAGCTGGGAAAATTCCTAGGAGGCCAGACGCTTAGGTCACTGATGTCATTTCTCTGACTCCAAGGAAAATCTTATTGCATTTGTTACTTTGTGGTCTCTAATGCAAGTGTGTGGTTAAATGGATACGGTTATAGGCATGGACAAGACTGTGTGATGATGAGTCTGAAGGTACAAAGGCTTTGAGAGCGATAAATGCTCAAAAAATCACCTAGCCGTGGATTCTTAGACATTTCAGGTGAGTTAAGAAGCTGTGGAAGTACAAACATTTACAATAAATTAAGATTTCAAGCTGAGGGTCTGAACATAGTGCTCTGTTAATGAGCTGGCTTTTAAAATCTACATGGTGTTGAGGGGAGCATAATCCATGTAAAGGTATTTTGAGAAAAGCATAAACTCCCATCTGCATGTAAGGTGTAtggggaaagggggatggggagatggTTATGTGTCCATTACAGAGTGTGGACAAATGTCCAGAGGGGACCCCTTTGGGAAACAGAAGGAAGCTTGGTAAAATCTTTTTTCTCACCCTTATACTTCTGTGAGGAAGAGGTTTTTCTCAGTCGGACCCCAAAAACGTTTTCAATGTCAGCCCAATTGGTGGATGAATTTGAATGGCTGTTATCTTGATCACCACTCTCAAGAACTTCCTCCTTAGAGTAAGTGCCACCAGAAGTGGACGTTTGCCAGACAGGAGCATCGGTGAACTTCACAGCTTTGGTAGCAGGAATCAGGATGTTCTTAATGAGGTCTTCGGAGCCTTGGCTGTGTTTCTTGGTTTTGTCTGGAGAAGCTGGGTCTCTCCATAGGGACCAGCAGCTAGGATCGCTCTCCAAAATGGTTCCCTCAGCAGCAGCACTCATGGGACTTGAATAAGCCTGTTGCTGATGTGCAGGGACTGCAGGAGCCTGAAAAGGGTGTCTGGGACGCAGGTGCTCCTCCGAGCCGCTCCACTCCGCAGGTGCACTCACTGGGCCTGTTGAGAAAGCCTGTGGCTGAAATTCAGCCTCATCTTCGGCTTGGCCAGGGTGTCTGCCAGGCAGCTGCTCTTTAGAACCACTCCACTTTACAGGACTGCTCTCTGAATGTGAGAAGACTTCTTGCAGGCCTTCAGGCCTCCCCAAGCACGGTAAAGGGCTTTTCGTAGGCAGCTGCTTCAAAAAAATGCCTCCCTCAATATCGGTACCCTCGTAGCCTGAGAAAACTTGGTGCCCGACTTTAGGACTCGACAAAGATTTGGAAGGTTGATTTGAAGACAGAGGATCCTCACAGGTTCCCTCCTCAGTAGAAGGGCTCTCTGAAAAGATTTCCTGGACCATAAACTTCATGAACAACTGGAAAAGATGACTGGAAAGCAGCGATTCCTTAGATATGCCTTCTTCAACTGCCATGCTCTCTAGACGTGAGGACATTTCCTCAACTTTAAACTTTTTAACCGACCGGGCAGGATATTTGGGAGGCAGTGACCTCCCAGAAATGCCCACCTCAACAGCAGCACCCTCAAAACTTGACATTTGCTGGAGTTTAGGTCTCACAGTGGACTGGGAATGTTTGGAAGGCAGGAGCTTGGTAGAAGCACCCCCTTCAATGTCGACACTCTCTGGACCTGCAGAGATTGGTTGTTTCACTACTGGTCTCATCGGGGCCTGAGAAGTCACTCTGGGAGGCCGCGGCTCCATGGAAATGCCCCACTCCGCAGCAGCGCTCTCTGGACCTGCAGAGGCTTGTTGCTCGGATGTAGGGCCCAGCCAGGACTGGCAAGGGTGCCTGGTAGGCATCTGCTGCACAGAAGCACCCCACACTCCAGGTACGTTCTTTGAAGCCCAGGAGACTTCTTTTTGGTCTTTGGGCCTCCCCAAGGCCTGCGAAGGGGGTCCGAGAGGCCGATTTTCCTCACAGCTGCTCCAATCCTCAGCACTACTGTACTTTTCGACATAACTATTTGCTCCTGTGGAGACTTCATCTTCAGGCTCCCCCAGAGCCTGGGAAGCGCATCTGGGAGCCAGCTGCTCATGGGAACTGCTCATTTGCATGACAAAACCTGATTCTGCAAAGACTTCTTGGCCATCTTTGGACTTCCTCAAAGGCTGGAGAGAGTGCCTGGGAGCTCGCTGCTGCCCAGAGCCGCTCCCCTCTTTGGAAGCACTCTCGTAACACGAAAAGACGGCTTCCGCTTCTGGCTTCCCCAAGGACTGGGAGGAGTATCTAGCAGCCCACTGCCTAGGAGACTGCCGCTGCTCGGGACCGCTCACTCCCACGGCTGAACTTTCTGATTCTGGGAAGACTTCTTGTTCGTATTTGTGCTTCTTCGAGGGCTGGAAAAAATATCCAGGAGCCAGCTGCTGCTCAGAACGACTGCCCGCCTCTGAAGTACTCTCTGAATCTGAGGCAACGGCTTCAGCTTTCAGCTTCCGCGAGGACGGGGAAAGGCTTCtgggaggcagcctctctgcaGAAATACCTCCCTCTACCAAAGCTCTCACGGTATCTGAAATGCTTGCTGTAAAGGCCTGGAGAACGTTTCCAGGAGACTTTTCTTTGTAGGTATCTTGATCTGACTTCATTTTAAATTGGACACTTTTCAAATCAAAGCTGGACACTTCTTCCTCTTCTGACTGGCTATGAGAAGGATCCAGAAACCCCTGATCCTCCAGTGTCACTGAGAAAATATCTTGGGTTGTAGAAGGGCT from Balaenoptera musculus isolate JJ_BM4_2016_0621 chromosome X, mBalMus1.pri.v3, whole genome shotgun sequence carries:
- the KIAA1210 gene encoding acrosomal protein KIAA1210 homolog encodes the protein MEVLEASDEGKEKSKFKGFKRLFGKKKKKESEDTQGKRRLKPSLSSDSINISSVMPVWERQQTKPGAKSSMGNKALSHDSIFMLECESERSGSRICPSPEVQRGRLLQRSHDFRTLPRAWTGSTHGAVFGATPQYVPRSGVWVAGTKITEVAGSKITEIPPWRPRQPSISPPLIRSDTVSKDFEEISVDDESPKSPRKKRSSHMTLTLKKAKPKQEKPSLPLASEEEKSTTEPKEADQKKPKKDSTGASGWEQRNKTGIYEQETTGQAANRDAAESQGYAFPAAYRRQCGRRGSSTSEASERGSKGRSFKASSRALGLGNGAGSPPAGKTARDFLSWHLPLEKQVMEQPPTARTESATPQELLSDKDDMGRRSAGIDFEARKASASQPITEDMEESMVSGLSPSHEDGASGAKKTEAGAALLPVVGSPSTTQDIFSVTLEDQGFLDPSHSQSEEEEVSSFDLKSVQFKMKSDQDTYKEKSPGNVLQAFTASISDTVRALVEGGISAERLPPRSLSPSSRKLKAEAVASDSESTSEAGSRSEQQLAPGYFFQPSKKHKYEQEVFPESESSAVGVSGPEQRQSPRQWAARYSSQSLGKPEAEAVFSCYESASKEGSGSGQQRAPRHSLQPLRKSKDGQEVFAESGFVMQMSSSHEQLAPRCASQALGEPEDEVSTGANSYVEKYSSAEDWSSCEENRPLGPPSQALGRPKDQKEVSWASKNVPGVWGASVQQMPTRHPCQSWLGPTSEQQASAGPESAAAEWGISMEPRPPRVTSQAPMRPVVKQPISAGPESVDIEGGASTKLLPSKHSQSTVRPKLQQMSSFEGAAVEVGISGRSLPPKYPARSVKKFKVEEMSSRLESMAVEEGISKESLLSSHLFQLFMKFMVQEIFSESPSTEEGTCEDPLSSNQPSKSLSSPKVGHQVFSGYEGTDIEGGIFLKQLPTKSPLPCLGRPEGLQEVFSHSESSPVKWSGSKEQLPGRHPGQAEDEAEFQPQAFSTGPVSAPAEWSGSEEHLRPRHPFQAPAVPAHQQQAYSSPMSAAAEGTILESDPSCWSLWRDPASPDKTKKHSQGSEDLIKNILIPATKAVKFTDAPVWQTSTSGGTYSKEEVLESGDQDNSHSNSSTNWADIENVFGVRLRKTSSSQKYKGRAPGRQSDHATSEPAWITMIKQRQGSLQANIPVKEPKTKNRAGAKAETKEPRYGRTGLADENQPRRVFTSDVNRREKIAPKPPKSTKAVGFEDEKIFQVPSMEKETRRSSTLPAMLQQPAEPAEPVWFSLAKKKAKAWSHVAKLTQ